The Thermotoga sp. genome window below encodes:
- a CDS encoding S-layer homology domain-containing protein: MKRVLLAIIVISVFFSAAFAFFPDVPKDHWAYEYVWKLWQRGIFIGYPDGEFKGDRYITRYEAATAVSRLLDFIEQKMLAGVSGNLTQVVGNLSDKYMALEEKVNSLTSVLDTLAAQIGNTQVNFKDANRKVLEKIDSVKEELEQKLTQEISLNREVINNIGLRLGNLSRNYERYKESVDTKISEVNNKLANLEKELSNKIADLEGVVNLHEKDIINIYNKIASVNEELNKKIAATEEKLSGKDEEISAMVELHEKDIINLYNKISALNEDLNKKILDTKAELSAKIESQEKTLNMVYTKLLDVESKLSGEIDALKEKDAEIQRTVDLHEQDIINLYGKTSSLEEDLNLKYNETNEKIDQVKAELESKIESVKAYNRNLSILTGAFFGILGLILLAISGK, encoded by the coding sequence ATGAAGAGAGTTCTTCTTGCCATTATTGTGATTTCAGTCTTTTTCTCAGCAGCGTTTGCGTTCTTCCCGGACGTTCCAAAAGACCACTGGGCTTACGAGTACGTCTGGAAGCTCTGGCAAAGGGGTATCTTCATAGGTTATCCTGATGGCGAATTCAAAGGGGACAGGTACATCACGAGGTACGAAGCCGCCACGGCCGTGAGCAGGCTCCTCGATTTCATCGAACAGAAGATGCTTGCGGGAGTCTCTGGTAATCTCACCCAGGTCGTTGGAAACCTCTCCGACAAGTACATGGCTCTTGAAGAGAAGGTGAACAGCTTAACAAGTGTTCTCGATACCCTTGCAGCCCAGATAGGTAACACCCAGGTTAACTTCAAAGATGCAAACAGGAAGGTCCTCGAAAAGATCGATTCTGTGAAAGAAGAGCTCGAGCAGAAACTTACGCAGGAGATTTCTCTGAACAGAGAAGTGATAAATAACATCGGTCTCAGGCTCGGGAATCTCTCCAGAAATTACGAAAGATACAAGGAGAGTGTGGACACAAAGATCTCGGAAGTGAACAACAAGCTTGCAAATCTTGAAAAAGAGCTCAGCAACAAGATAGCAGACCTCGAAGGAGTGGTCAACCTCCACGAGAAGGACATCATCAACATCTACAACAAGATCGCTTCCGTGAACGAAGAACTGAACAAGAAGATCGCTGCAACGGAGGAAAAACTCTCCGGGAAAGATGAAGAGATCTCCGCAATGGTGGAACTCCACGAAAAGGACATCATAAACCTCTACAACAAGATCTCCGCACTCAACGAAGATCTCAACAAGAAAATACTTGACACGAAGGCCGAACTTTCTGCTAAAATAGAGTCACAGGAAAAGACGCTGAACATGGTCTACACGAAACTCCTTGACGTGGAAAGCAAACTGAGCGGTGAGATCGATGCTCTCAAAGAAAAAGATGCAGAGATCCAGAGGACGGTCGATCTTCACGAACAGGACATCATCAATCTGTACGGTAAAACATCTTCTCTCGAGGAAGATCTCAATCTGAAGTACAACGAGACCAACGAGAAGATCGATCAGGTGAAGGCGGAACTCGAAAGTAAGATCGAAAGTGTGAAGGCTTACAACAGAAACCTCAGCATACTCACAGGTGCCTTCTTTGGAATCCTTGGTCTCATTCTGCTTGCAATCAGTGGTAAATAA
- the tyrS gene encoding tyrosine--tRNA ligase codes for MAPEEQVKILKRNVVDLVNEEELLDRIRRKGKLRVKLGVDPSRPDLHLGHAVVLRKLREFQDLGHTVVLIIGDFTARIGDPSGRNETRPMLTKEEVLENARTYQEQAFKILDPERTELRFNGEWLDRMTFADVIVLASKYTVARMLERDDFARRYKEGIPITIAEFLYPLAQAYDSVAIQADVELGGTDQLFNLLVGREIQEEYGQEPQVVMTMPIIEGTDGKLKMSKSYGNYIAFNDTPEDMYGKLMSIPDELIVKYMRLLTDIPEEQVSEYERKMKEGKINPRDVKMILAYEITRFFHGEENAKKAQEHFVKVFQRKELPDEMPVVELSQETNIVDLLVRIGAASSRSEAKRFISQGGVYLDGKRIGDIKFVVKPDGERVLRVGKRKFYRIS; via the coding sequence ATGGCACCGGAAGAACAGGTGAAGATCCTGAAGAGAAACGTTGTCGATCTTGTCAACGAGGAAGAACTCCTCGACAGGATAAGAAGAAAGGGAAAACTTCGAGTGAAACTCGGTGTGGATCCCTCAAGACCAGATCTTCACCTGGGGCACGCCGTCGTGCTCAGAAAACTCAGAGAATTCCAGGATCTCGGTCACACAGTCGTCCTCATAATAGGAGACTTCACCGCGCGAATCGGTGATCCATCGGGAAGAAACGAGACACGTCCCATGCTGACGAAAGAAGAGGTGCTGGAGAACGCAAGGACCTACCAAGAACAGGCTTTCAAGATACTGGATCCCGAGAGAACAGAGCTCAGGTTCAACGGTGAGTGGCTTGATCGAATGACGTTCGCCGATGTTATAGTTCTCGCCTCCAAGTACACGGTGGCGAGGATGCTGGAGAGGGACGATTTCGCCAGGAGATACAAAGAGGGCATTCCCATCACCATAGCGGAATTTCTTTACCCTCTCGCCCAAGCTTACGATTCCGTTGCGATCCAGGCGGACGTGGAGCTCGGTGGAACCGACCAACTCTTCAATCTTCTCGTAGGAAGAGAAATACAGGAAGAATACGGGCAGGAACCTCAGGTCGTCATGACGATGCCAATCATAGAAGGAACGGACGGAAAACTCAAGATGAGCAAAAGCTACGGAAACTACATCGCATTCAACGATACGCCAGAAGACATGTACGGAAAACTCATGTCCATTCCCGACGAGCTCATCGTAAAGTACATGAGACTCCTCACGGACATTCCAGAGGAGCAGGTCAGTGAGTACGAAAGAAAGATGAAAGAAGGAAAGATCAATCCAAGAGACGTGAAGATGATCCTTGCCTACGAAATCACACGCTTTTTCCACGGAGAAGAGAACGCAAAAAAGGCTCAGGAGCATTTCGTGAAGGTCTTTCAAAGGAAAGAACTCCCGGATGAGATGCCCGTCGTTGAGCTCTCCCAGGAGACGAACATCGTTGACCTCCTGGTGAGGATAGGAGCGGCTTCCAGCAGAAGCGAGGCGAAAAGATTCATTTCTCAGGGTGGCGTTTACTTGGATGGAAAAAGGATAGGAGACATAAAATTCGTTGTAAAACCTGACGGAGAGCGAGTTCTGAGGGTTGGAAAGAGGAAATTCTACAGAATCTCCTGA
- the secG gene encoding preprotein translocase subunit SecG has protein sequence MKTLFLIVHTIVSVALIYMVQVQMSKFSELGGAFGSGGLHTVFGRKRGLDTGGKITLVLSILFFVSCIATAFVLTR, from the coding sequence ATGAAGACGCTCTTTCTCATCGTTCACACCATCGTAAGTGTGGCCCTCATCTACATGGTCCAGGTGCAGATGTCGAAGTTCTCGGAACTCGGCGGTGCCTTTGGGAGCGGTGGTCTCCACACGGTCTTCGGGAGAAAGAGAGGTCTCGACACTGGAGGAAAGATAACACTCGTTCTCTCCATACTTTTCTTCGTGTCCTGCATAGCAACAGCATTTGTTCTGACGAGGTGA
- the uvrA gene encoding excinuclease ABC subunit UvrA: MNEIVIRGARVHNLKNITVRIPKNKFIVITGISGSGKSSLAMDTIYAEGQRRYLESLSTYARQFLGELKRPDVDEIEGLSPAIAIDQKTVSHNPRSTVGTVTEIYDYLRVLYARIGKAHCPQCGRPLEKKSIDEILNDLFHSFREKNRIYILAPIATERKGSFKKELEEFASKGFTRIEIDGEMYRLEEVPELDKNRRHTVKLVVDRLTLESKNEHRILDSLELAMREGKGFVEVRNVDTGETKLFSENLMCPVCGIGFPEITPKLFSFNSPYGACPNCHGLGFTFEVDPSLVIEEDRSILEGAIVPYRWDRRLTRRVAREVEKRGGSPSVPFRELPEKIKEFVLYGDEHFEGIVPKVQRWHRETDSVEMKEWLERNFIVQRTCSACGGKRLNREALSVRINGLNIHEFTDLSVEEELEFLRNLKLTEREQRIVGELLNEIEKRLEFLMDVGLGYLTLSRSATTLSGGESQRIRLATQIGSGLTGVIYVLDEPTIGLHPRDTERLVKTLKKLRDLGNTVIVVEHDEEVIRSSDYVIDIGPGGGTNGGHVVFQGSVEDLIKNPNGSLTGEYLSGKKKIPYRKVRRRPYGFLKLKGVRHNNLKNIDVEIPLGVFVCVTGVSGSGKSSLIMETLYPALMNILHKTKLPTGEFDSIEGHENVDKVIAIDQSPIGRTPRSNPATYTKVFDEIRTLFAMIPAAKARGYTKSRFSFNLKGGRCEACQGQGYVKIEMLFLPDVYVECDVCKGKRYNRETLEVTYKGKNISDILEMTVDEALEFFKNVPSIRRTLQVLHDVGLGYIKLGQPATTLSGGEAQRIKLASELRKRDTGRTLYILDEPTVGLHFEDVRKLVEVLHRLVDRGNTVVVIEHNLDVVKNADYIIDLGPEGGKEGGFVVATGTPEEVARNPLSYTGRFLKSVL; this comes from the coding sequence GTGAACGAAATTGTGATCAGGGGAGCCAGAGTTCACAATCTGAAGAACATAACGGTGAGAATTCCAAAGAACAAGTTCATCGTCATAACAGGAATCTCCGGCTCGGGTAAATCTTCCCTTGCCATGGACACCATATACGCGGAAGGACAGAGAAGGTATCTGGAGTCTCTCTCTACATACGCAAGACAGTTTCTCGGCGAGCTCAAAAGACCGGATGTGGATGAAATAGAAGGCCTCTCCCCCGCCATCGCTATAGATCAGAAGACGGTCTCCCACAACCCCAGATCCACAGTGGGAACTGTCACAGAAATATACGACTATCTGCGGGTTCTTTATGCACGAATAGGAAAGGCACATTGTCCTCAGTGTGGAAGACCTCTCGAGAAGAAAAGCATCGACGAAATCCTCAACGATCTATTTCACTCCTTCAGGGAGAAAAATCGCATATACATCCTCGCCCCGATCGCAACAGAGAGGAAGGGAAGTTTCAAGAAAGAACTGGAGGAGTTTGCTTCAAAGGGTTTCACAAGGATCGAGATAGACGGGGAAATGTACAGACTCGAAGAGGTGCCGGAACTCGACAAAAACAGAAGACACACGGTGAAACTGGTGGTTGACAGGTTGACCCTCGAAAGCAAGAACGAACACAGAATACTGGACAGTCTGGAACTTGCGATGAGGGAAGGAAAGGGATTCGTGGAGGTTAGAAACGTCGATACTGGAGAAACCAAACTCTTCAGTGAGAACCTCATGTGTCCAGTCTGTGGGATCGGATTCCCGGAGATCACTCCAAAGCTGTTCTCGTTCAACAGCCCGTACGGGGCGTGCCCGAACTGTCACGGGCTCGGTTTCACCTTCGAGGTAGATCCTTCTCTGGTGATAGAGGAAGATAGAAGTATTCTCGAAGGTGCGATCGTGCCTTACCGATGGGATAGAAGACTCACCAGACGTGTGGCAAGAGAGGTAGAAAAACGTGGTGGTTCTCCCAGCGTTCCTTTCAGGGAACTTCCAGAGAAGATAAAAGAGTTCGTTCTGTATGGCGATGAACACTTCGAGGGGATTGTTCCAAAGGTACAGAGATGGCACAGAGAAACGGATTCCGTGGAGATGAAAGAGTGGCTGGAGAGGAATTTCATCGTGCAGAGAACGTGTTCTGCCTGCGGTGGAAAGAGACTCAACAGAGAGGCCCTTTCGGTCAGAATAAACGGCCTGAATATACACGAGTTTACCGATCTTTCTGTTGAAGAGGAACTCGAGTTCTTGAGGAATCTAAAACTCACAGAGAGGGAGCAGAGGATCGTCGGAGAACTCCTGAACGAGATCGAAAAGAGACTGGAGTTCCTGATGGACGTTGGCCTCGGGTATCTGACACTCTCCAGATCTGCCACCACGCTCTCAGGAGGAGAGTCCCAGAGGATAAGGCTCGCAACACAGATAGGATCTGGTCTCACAGGAGTCATATATGTTCTCGATGAACCCACGATTGGGCTCCATCCCCGGGACACGGAAAGACTCGTGAAGACCCTGAAAAAGCTGAGAGACCTTGGGAACACAGTGATAGTGGTGGAGCATGATGAAGAGGTGATAAGAAGCTCCGATTACGTGATAGACATCGGACCTGGAGGGGGAACAAACGGTGGTCATGTTGTGTTCCAGGGTAGCGTGGAGGACCTGATAAAAAATCCAAATGGTTCTCTGACCGGAGAGTATCTCTCTGGAAAGAAAAAAATCCCATACAGAAAAGTGAGACGGCGTCCTTACGGATTCCTGAAGCTGAAAGGGGTCCGCCACAACAATCTGAAGAATATAGACGTCGAGATTCCCCTCGGTGTGTTCGTCTGTGTCACGGGAGTATCAGGTTCCGGTAAATCCTCGCTCATCATGGAGACCCTGTACCCTGCTCTCATGAACATTCTTCACAAGACAAAGCTTCCAACCGGTGAGTTCGATTCAATAGAAGGCCATGAGAACGTGGACAAGGTGATAGCGATAGATCAGTCACCGATCGGGAGAACCCCGAGGAGCAATCCGGCAACTTACACGAAGGTCTTTGATGAAATACGCACTCTTTTCGCCATGATTCCGGCGGCAAAAGCGCGCGGTTACACAAAAAGCAGATTCAGCTTCAACCTGAAAGGTGGTAGATGTGAAGCGTGTCAGGGGCAGGGATATGTGAAGATAGAGATGCTCTTCCTGCCCGATGTGTACGTGGAATGCGACGTCTGTAAAGGAAAAAGGTACAACAGAGAAACTCTGGAGGTGACGTACAAAGGGAAGAACATTTCTGATATACTCGAAATGACGGTGGATGAGGCTCTGGAGTTTTTCAAAAACGTTCCTTCTATAAGAAGGACTCTGCAGGTTCTTCACGACGTGGGACTCGGTTACATAAAACTCGGTCAGCCCGCAACCACTCTCTCAGGTGGTGAGGCCCAGAGGATAAAGCTCGCGTCCGAACTGAGAAAAAGAGATACGGGAAGGACTCTCTATATATTGGACGAACCCACTGTGGGGCTACATTTCGAGGATGTGAGAAAACTGGTGGAGGTTCTCCACAGACTGGTCGACAGGGGTAACACGGTCGTCGTCATAGAACACAATCTGGACGTTGTAAAAAACGCCGACTACATCATAGACCTCGGTCCAGAAGGGGGAAAAGAAGGGGGATTCGTTGTCGCAACAGGAACCCCGGAAGAAGTAGCAAGGAATCCACTTTCGTACACCGGAAGATTCCTGAAGAGTGTGTTATAA
- a CDS encoding TIGR00529 family membrane protein, whose amino-acid sequence MELYTLSVVVSLITIVIVQRTLKKLSLSLLSGVIVLFLMLRIPDVTEIALRVLTSSSFWTLLSTVFLIYLLSSMMEASGDYRKFSEEMRNVFSENVDSFVPAIIGLMPMPGGALFTAPMVKNSLPGENPLRLAVKNYWFRHTVEFFWPMYPAVVLVSELSDIRVGSISSKLLPIFAIAFITGWLFFNGRQTPRLSRPRFISNLVVLLPIAGTGVMILVFRIPGWFALLLNTSGYIVFRRKFFLSALKGTLKKWDVLIVLFLVYWYKVAIDTMGVGEGIAREFVKWNLSPWLLLVFLPFISGISTGITQAAVGISLPVVLSMFSKEYAIYTYMFAVGGVILSPVHLCVVLSADFFGVEVFEILKKILFPLVLTLLLGTLVLGVVL is encoded by the coding sequence ATGGAATTGTACACCCTCTCCGTAGTAGTTTCATTGATAACGATCGTGATCGTTCAGAGAACCTTGAAAAAACTTTCCCTGTCCCTTTTGTCCGGAGTGATAGTTTTGTTTCTCATGCTGAGAATTCCCGATGTGACGGAGATCGCCCTACGTGTGTTGACATCCTCTTCGTTCTGGACTCTCCTATCGACAGTGTTTTTGATTTATCTCCTTTCTAGTATGATGGAGGCGTCCGGTGACTACAGAAAATTTTCAGAAGAGATGCGCAACGTCTTTTCTGAAAATGTGGACTCGTTCGTTCCTGCCATCATCGGACTCATGCCGATGCCCGGTGGTGCGTTGTTCACCGCTCCAATGGTGAAGAACTCCCTTCCAGGCGAAAATCCTCTCAGACTTGCTGTCAAAAACTACTGGTTCAGGCACACGGTAGAATTTTTCTGGCCCATGTACCCTGCAGTGGTGCTCGTGTCGGAACTTTCCGACATTCGCGTGGGTAGCATTTCTTCAAAACTGCTTCCTATCTTCGCCATCGCCTTTATAACGGGCTGGCTGTTTTTCAACGGAAGACAGACACCCCGTCTGTCAAGGCCACGTTTCATTTCCAACCTTGTTGTGTTGCTTCCCATCGCTGGAACCGGTGTGATGATTCTTGTGTTCAGGATACCGGGGTGGTTTGCCCTCCTTTTGAACACGTCAGGGTACATTGTTTTCAGAAGGAAATTCTTTCTGAGTGCTTTGAAGGGTACTCTCAAGAAGTGGGATGTTCTCATCGTGCTCTTTCTCGTTTACTGGTACAAGGTAGCGATCGACACTATGGGTGTGGGTGAAGGGATCGCCAGGGAATTCGTCAAGTGGAACCTCTCTCCGTGGCTTCTTCTTGTTTTTCTGCCTTTCATATCCGGTATCTCCACAGGGATTACACAGGCAGCGGTTGGAATCTCTCTGCCTGTCGTTCTCAGCATGTTCAGCAAGGAGTACGCCATATACACCTACATGTTCGCCGTCGGTGGTGTGATACTGTCTCCGGTTCATCTCTGTGTGGTTCTGTCAGCGGATTTTTTCGGGGTAGAGGTGTTCGAAATCCTGAAAAAGATTCTTTTTCCACTGGTTCTCACGTTACTTCTTGGGACTCTGGTCCTGGGGGTGGTTTTGTGA
- a CDS encoding acyl-CoA dehydratase activase yields the protein MTGVCIGSSSVSFYNENEKGNLPHNGDPLALLSSMIPTFLERGPVVLTGRKTREAIDLPQISEAEATEIAYRHLMKKYGQVEAIVSAGGENTVLYRVNEKGIITGIYTGNKCASGTGEFFLQQLQRMGVSLEEANKVNVEDYYELSSRCTVFCKSDCTHALNKGVPKELVLNGLGKVMADKIVELAHKASVRKILLVGGTTRNKLMLKHLKKLLEIVVPEEALFFEAYGAYLWGIASGVETKRTFVVKKEKRTSFPTHEPLRKYAHLVEFKEMPFQEARDGDVCVLGIDVGSTTTKAILMRYEDNAILAGVYLRTLGDPIKAARQCYTSILEQLNGTKVRIIGLGVTGSGRKIVGLYSQTDAVYNEIMAHAKAAAYFDPEVDTIFEIGGQDAKYTYLVNGVPTDYAMNEACSAGTGSFLEEAAGESLRVHYTEIGDLAMKGENPPNFSDQCAAFIGSDVKTAVNEGISKEDICAGLVYSVCMNYLNRVKGNRPIGKKIFMQGGVCYNKAVPIAMAALVGKRIVVPPHPGLMGAYGVALLTKENLELGFLKEREFDLKKLISREVKYRGTFICPGGKERCDRKCEIRIIEIDGKRFPFGGACNMYENVVRHLNVDSTKYNFVKRRERFIFGFERSSRSRKTIGLSKSLAMNNLFPLFYTFLEELGFDVVVPEKSDRRGWEMKNSEFCFPVELSHGYMYDLLSKNPDLVFIPRIRGIKVENSENYNVFCPFVQSEVDWLSSAFPSLKGKLVTEYFDFSRGDEREQFLKLAEKLGKSREEGEKAFERALEIFHERFESIKKQWNDFLRTLEDAEFGVVLFGRSYNAFSSDANMGIPEKFATRGIPIINFDSLPFEKEDGYRNMYWSWGEMILKAARFVKKHPKLFGVYITNFSCGPDSFIISYFRDIMGKKPSLILELDSHTADAGVETRVEAFIDIVRSYLKLKKKDEERKEIKRPYTILEKGKLYVITPDGKRKTLDDEQVKVVFPSMGQFGSQCLSAAFRYYNVRSDVCPPPDVEEFKLGRGNSLSKECLPLQLTLGSLIKYVREKMNQDEIVLYFMPETMGPCRFGQYSVFMNLWLDRNSVKNVALFGLNSENAYAGLGVAFRIRAWLAVVVSDVFFDVERGVMTLAKDKEEARKVVEGCREKILLSLANDPLGKFFKTLEEVAEILSSIERKMNYESAPKVLLTGEIYVRRDEFSRKNLEELMEKNGIIMHISPVHEWIYYTDYLFLNRLISPNSTTMDRLKKRVEVLVKRYIEKRVKRIMEKTGFYKRHVVNVKEIVESARNYLNPRLTGEAILTIGTILHEIVAHYDGVISIGPFGCMPSRIAEAIVKKGLEEQKRKVKGRIKKVLEEFGDLPVIHIESDGNPFTPTVQSKLEAFMFQVRRLRNYLNGVLNGSGVVEECPESASEEIRVDS from the coding sequence ATGACCGGTGTGTGCATTGGGTCCTCGAGCGTTTCTTTTTACAACGAAAATGAGAAGGGGAATCTTCCCCACAACGGAGACCCGCTTGCACTCCTTTCTTCGATGATACCCACCTTTCTCGAAAGAGGCCCCGTTGTCCTCACTGGACGCAAGACGAGAGAAGCGATAGACCTTCCTCAGATTTCTGAGGCCGAAGCGACCGAGATCGCCTACAGACATCTCATGAAGAAATACGGACAGGTGGAGGCCATAGTCAGCGCAGGCGGGGAGAACACCGTACTCTACAGGGTGAACGAGAAGGGAATCATAACAGGTATATACACAGGTAATAAGTGTGCCTCGGGCACGGGTGAGTTCTTCCTGCAGCAGCTTCAAAGGATGGGAGTCTCTCTGGAAGAGGCGAACAAGGTGAACGTAGAGGACTACTACGAACTTTCTTCAAGATGCACGGTTTTTTGTAAGAGTGATTGTACACACGCGCTGAACAAGGGAGTGCCCAAAGAACTCGTTCTAAACGGATTGGGAAAGGTGATGGCCGATAAGATAGTCGAACTCGCACACAAGGCGAGTGTGAGAAAGATTCTTCTGGTCGGGGGCACGACCAGAAACAAGCTCATGTTGAAGCACCTGAAAAAACTCCTTGAGATCGTTGTCCCGGAAGAAGCCCTGTTCTTCGAGGCGTACGGGGCGTACCTCTGGGGAATTGCAAGTGGAGTCGAAACGAAGCGCACTTTCGTGGTGAAGAAGGAGAAAAGAACCAGCTTTCCTACACACGAACCCTTGAGGAAATACGCTCATCTGGTGGAATTCAAAGAAATGCCTTTCCAGGAAGCCCGGGATGGTGACGTTTGTGTCCTGGGAATAGACGTTGGATCGACCACCACGAAGGCAATCCTGATGAGGTACGAGGACAACGCGATACTGGCGGGAGTGTACCTGAGGACGCTGGGAGATCCCATAAAAGCAGCCCGTCAGTGCTACACATCGATTCTCGAACAGCTGAACGGAACCAAGGTGAGGATAATTGGACTGGGTGTGACAGGCTCCGGAAGGAAGATAGTGGGACTCTACTCTCAAACGGACGCTGTCTACAACGAGATCATGGCTCACGCCAAAGCGGCGGCCTACTTCGACCCGGAGGTAGACACCATATTCGAAATAGGAGGCCAGGATGCGAAGTATACCTACCTGGTGAACGGTGTACCCACCGATTATGCTATGAACGAGGCATGTTCTGCTGGAACTGGCTCTTTCCTCGAAGAAGCGGCTGGAGAATCCCTGAGGGTTCATTACACGGAGATCGGAGATCTTGCTATGAAGGGTGAAAATCCACCGAACTTCAGTGACCAGTGCGCTGCCTTCATAGGAAGCGATGTCAAAACAGCCGTGAACGAGGGCATCTCCAAGGAAGATATTTGTGCGGGTCTCGTGTATTCCGTGTGCATGAATTATCTGAATCGGGTCAAGGGGAACAGACCCATCGGAAAGAAGATCTTCATGCAGGGTGGGGTTTGTTACAACAAAGCGGTCCCCATCGCCATGGCCGCACTGGTCGGGAAGCGAATAGTCGTGCCTCCGCATCCTGGTTTGATGGGAGCCTATGGAGTGGCACTACTCACCAAAGAGAATCTGGAACTTGGATTTCTGAAGGAAAGGGAGTTCGATCTGAAAAAATTGATATCCAGGGAGGTCAAGTACAGAGGAACGTTCATCTGTCCCGGTGGGAAAGAAAGGTGTGACAGAAAGTGCGAGATCAGGATCATAGAAATTGATGGGAAGAGATTTCCGTTCGGTGGTGCCTGTAACATGTACGAGAACGTTGTGAGGCACCTGAACGTTGACAGCACAAAGTACAACTTCGTGAAGAGAAGGGAGAGGTTCATATTCGGTTTTGAGCGCTCGAGTAGGTCAAGAAAGACGATCGGCCTGAGCAAATCTCTTGCGATGAACAACCTGTTTCCTCTATTCTATACGTTCCTAGAGGAGCTGGGGTTCGATGTGGTCGTTCCTGAAAAATCCGACAGGCGCGGTTGGGAGATGAAGAACTCCGAGTTCTGTTTCCCGGTTGAACTCTCCCACGGATACATGTACGACTTACTCTCGAAAAATCCAGATTTGGTTTTCATTCCCAGGATACGCGGAATAAAAGTGGAGAATTCAGAAAACTACAACGTATTCTGTCCTTTCGTGCAAAGTGAGGTGGACTGGCTTTCCTCGGCCTTTCCGTCTTTGAAAGGGAAGCTTGTGACAGAATACTTTGATTTTTCACGTGGAGACGAAAGGGAGCAATTCCTCAAACTGGCAGAAAAACTTGGAAAATCCCGTGAAGAAGGAGAAAAAGCTTTTGAAAGGGCTCTGGAGATCTTCCACGAGAGATTCGAGTCGATAAAAAAACAGTGGAATGATTTCTTGAGAACCCTTGAAGATGCAGAATTCGGGGTTGTTCTCTTTGGAAGGTCCTACAATGCGTTTTCTTCCGATGCGAACATGGGGATCCCCGAGAAGTTTGCCACCCGTGGAATACCTATCATAAATTTCGACTCTCTTCCCTTCGAGAAAGAAGATGGTTACAGAAACATGTACTGGTCGTGGGGCGAGATGATATTGAAGGCGGCGCGTTTTGTGAAAAAGCATCCCAAACTCTTCGGTGTCTACATCACCAATTTCAGTTGTGGGCCAGATTCTTTCATCATTTCTTACTTCAGAGACATCATGGGGAAGAAGCCTTCTTTGATACTGGAGCTGGACAGCCACACAGCGGATGCCGGCGTGGAAACGAGAGTGGAAGCGTTTATTGACATAGTCAGGAGCTATCTCAAGTTGAAGAAGAAGGACGAAGAAAGAAAAGAAATAAAGAGACCTTACACCATTCTGGAGAAAGGCAAGCTCTACGTCATCACGCCGGACGGGAAAAGGAAGACGCTTGATGATGAACAGGTGAAGGTTGTCTTTCCTTCGATGGGGCAGTTCGGTTCTCAGTGCCTTTCTGCAGCGTTCAGATACTACAACGTCAGGTCCGATGTGTGCCCACCACCGGATGTGGAGGAGTTCAAGCTCGGAAGAGGAAATTCCCTGTCGAAAGAGTGTCTTCCACTCCAACTCACACTCGGAAGTCTCATAAAGTACGTGAGGGAGAAGATGAACCAGGACGAGATCGTTCTTTACTTCATGCCGGAGACGATGGGTCCGTGCAGATTCGGACAGTACAGTGTTTTCATGAACCTGTGGCTGGACAGAAACAGTGTGAAGAACGTCGCGCTCTTTGGGCTGAACTCCGAAAACGCCTACGCTGGTCTGGGAGTGGCTTTCAGAATAAGAGCGTGGCTTGCTGTGGTCGTGTCAGACGTCTTTTTCGACGTGGAACGAGGTGTAATGACGCTTGCAAAGGACAAAGAAGAAGCAAGAAAGGTGGTGGAGGGTTGTAGAGAGAAAATATTGCTCAGTCTGGCGAACGACCCCCTGGGGAAATTTTTCAAAACGCTGGAAGAGGTTGCCGAGATACTCTCCAGCATCGAAAGAAAGATGAATTACGAAAGTGCTCCCAAAGTGCTCTTGACGGGGGAGATATATGTCCGAAGAGACGAGTTCTCCAGAAAGAACCTCGAAGAACTCATGGAAAAGAACGGAATCATCATGCACATTTCTCCTGTGCACGAGTGGATTTACTACACAGATTATCTTTTCCTGAACAGGTTGATTTCACCCAACTCCACGACGATGGACAGGCTGAAAAAGCGTGTGGAAGTGCTGGTCAAAAGGTACATAGAAAAAAGAGTGAAGAGGATTATGGAAAAAACAGGTTTTTACAAGAGACATGTTGTGAACGTGAAGGAGATCGTCGAGTCTGCCAGAAACTACCTGAACCCAAGGCTCACGGGCGAAGCGATTCTCACGATTGGTACCATTCTCCACGAGATAGTGGCTCATTACGATGGTGTCATCTCCATAGGACCTTTTGGATGTATGCCAAGTAGAATAGCAGAGGCGATCGTGAAGAAAGGATTGGAAGAGCAAAAACGCAAAGTAAAAGGAAGGATAAAAAAGGTACTGGAGGAATTCGGAGACCTTCCGGTGATCCACATAGAGTCCGATGGAAATCCCTTCACACCAACTGTCCAGAGCAAGCTGGAAGCTTTCATGTTCCAGGTGAGGCGTTTGAGAAACTACCTCAACGGTGTGCTCAATGGCTCAGGTGTTGTGGAAGAATGTCCGGAGAGCGCTTCGGAAGAGATCAGGGTTGATTCATAA